The following is a genomic window from bacterium.
TCTACGATTGAGCATTCTTTGAAACGCAAGCTCTTTTCGTTCAATGGAATGAATGAATTTTGCGATCTCATCATGGACATGAACTTCCGAAGCAGGAATTTCTTCCCCTTCAAAATAATACCGGCTGCTGAAGTGCACTTTGGGTAATAAATCGTCTGCCTTATAACTTACAAAATAAAATTTGCCGTCTTTCTGACTTACCAGAGTTGCAAGCATAGCGTCCTCCTTGGTGACGTAGGGGCGGGTCTCAGACCCGCACTTAATATTGCGGGCGGGTTTTAACCCGCCCCTACAAGTTCCTAATTGTTTTGACCGCGCAACAGAATACGTCCGGGCAATTTTTCGGTGATCGCGCCTTTGGCAAGAACCGGCCGGCCGTTTACAAAAACATAAATGATTCCTTCGGAATAGTGACTGGGATCTTCGAACGTTGCCACATCGCGCACGCCGTTGAAATCAAAAACCGTTATGTCGGCATAGTTCCCTTCTTTTAATATGCCTCGTTTTTGGAGCCCTAGTCTTTGAGCAGGAAGCGACGTCATTTTTCTAATGGCTTCTTCGAGCGACATCACGTTTTTTTCACGGACATATCTTGCAAGGATTCTTGGAAACGTGCCATAAGCACGCGGATGTGGATGGTCCCTGACAAGAATTCCATCAGTGGCCATTCCGGGATAATCACAGTTGAAGGCCACAAACGGCGCCTTCATCGCTTTTTGCATTTCTTCTTCCGATTGGGTGAAATAAATTGCCCCGGTTGCGCCTTGATCTTGCTCGACAAACCAGCAGAGTGTTTCCGGCTCGTCTGCGCAATGATCCTTAGCGATATCTTCTAACATCTTACCGACATACTTCTTCAGTGCCGGTTTTTGAGCGGAAGCGATCATGATTCTCTTGCCGGAATCGGCATCCAGGAAAATGTTGTCGGTTTCCGGAAAGCTTGTCATCATCTCTTTCTTGATTTTTTCTCGAGTTGTCGAGTCAGCAAGTCTCTTGAGCATGGTGTTTGTGCCGCCTTCGAGCGCCCATTTCGGCAAGGAGGCGGCCAGCGAAGTTGCTCCGGCAGGATAAGGATAGATGTCAGCGGTCATGTCGATTCCTTGCGCTCTTGCATCCGCAATCTTTTGTAAGGCATCTTTCATTTTGCTGAAATTCTGTTTTCCGCTCGCCTTTAGATGCCAGATTTGGACAGGACAATTCGCTTTGCCCCCGATCTCAATCGCTTCATCGAGCGCCTCCAACAAGCGGTCCGCTTCATTTCGAATATGAGATGCGTAGAAGCCGCCATACTCTGATGCCACCTTTGCCAGAGCGACGATTTCATCAGTTTTAGAATAAGAAGCGGGAGCATAAAGCAGCGACGTGCTGACTCCGAAGACGCCCGACTTCATCGCAATTCTGACCTGTTCTTGCATTGCTGCAAGCTCGGCAGCCGATGGGTCACGCATCTCATTTTTCATCACAAATTGCCGCACCTGTGTGGCGCCTACCATGAATGCAAAATTCACTGAGCTCCGGTTCTTGTCCACCCTGTCAAAATATTGATCCCATGTTTGCCAATCTAAAACGATTCCGTAAGGATTCAGCGAAGGCGCGGCTTCCTGAATGATCCATTCATTGTTTGGCGCCGGCGA
Proteins encoded in this region:
- a CDS encoding amidohydrolase family protein → MWEFVAEDERREGGDQIYIADEPVSGGSPAPNNEWIIQEAAPSLNPYGIVLDWQTWDQYFDRVDKNRSSVNFAFMVGATQVRQFVMKNEMRDPSAAELAAMQEQVRIAMKSGVFGVSTSLLYAPASYSKTDEIVALAKVASEYGGFYASHIRNEADRLLEALDEAIEIGGKANCPVQIWHLKASGKQNFSKMKDALQKIADARAQGIDMTADIYPYPAGATSLAASLPKWALEGGTNTMLKRLADSTTREKIKKEMMTSFPETDNIFLDADSGKRIMIASAQKPALKKYVGKMLEDIAKDHCADEPETLCWFVEQDQGATGAIYFTQSEEEMQKAMKAPFVAFNCDYPGMATDGILVRDHPHPRAYGTFPRILARYVREKNVMSLEEAIRKMTSLPAQRLGLQKRGILKEGNYADITVFDFNGVRDVATFEDPSHYSEGIIYVFVNGRPVLAKGAITEKLPGRILLRGQNN